The proteins below come from a single Streptomyces tubercidicus genomic window:
- the obgE gene encoding GTPase ObgE produces MTTFVDRVELHVAAGNGGHGVASVMREKFKPLGGPDGGNGGRGGDVILVVDQDVTTLLEYHHHPHRKATNGAPGAGDNRSGKNGQDLVLPVPDGTVVLDRAGNVLADLVGQGTTFVAGQGGRGGLGNAALASARRKAPGFALLGEPGETRDIVLELKTVADVALVGYPSAGKSSLISVLSAAKPKIADYPFTTLVPNLGVVTAGSTVYTIADVPGLIPGASQGKGLGLEFLRHVERCEVLVHVLDTATLEADRDPVSDLDIIEEELKQYGGLENRPRMVVLNKIDVPDGKDLAEMIRPDLEERGYRVFEVSAVAHMGLKELSFALADVVAKARAAKPVQEATRIVIRPKAVDDTGFTITEEGENFFRVRGEKPERWVRQTDFNNDEAVGYLADRLNRLGVEDELRKAGAHAGDGIAIGPEDNAVVFDWEPMMAAGAEMLGRRGEDHRMEAPRPAAQRRRDRDVARDEADQEYDGFKPF; encoded by the coding sequence ATGACCACCTTCGTGGACCGCGTCGAGCTGCACGTCGCCGCGGGTAACGGAGGCCACGGCGTGGCCTCCGTGATGCGGGAGAAGTTCAAACCGCTGGGCGGCCCGGACGGCGGCAACGGCGGCCGTGGCGGCGATGTGATCCTGGTCGTCGACCAGGACGTCACCACGCTTCTCGAATACCACCACCACCCGCACCGCAAGGCCACCAACGGCGCACCGGGCGCGGGCGACAACCGCTCCGGCAAGAACGGCCAGGACCTGGTCCTGCCGGTCCCCGACGGCACCGTCGTCCTGGACCGCGCCGGCAATGTGCTCGCCGACCTCGTCGGCCAGGGCACCACCTTCGTCGCCGGACAGGGCGGCCGCGGCGGCCTCGGCAACGCCGCGCTGGCCTCCGCCCGCCGTAAGGCCCCCGGTTTCGCGCTGCTCGGCGAGCCCGGTGAGACCCGCGACATCGTGCTGGAGCTCAAGACCGTCGCGGACGTCGCGCTGGTCGGCTACCCGAGCGCCGGCAAGTCCTCGCTGATCTCGGTGCTCTCCGCCGCGAAGCCCAAGATCGCTGACTACCCCTTCACCACCCTGGTGCCCAACCTCGGTGTGGTGACGGCCGGTTCGACCGTCTACACGATCGCGGACGTCCCCGGTCTGATCCCCGGCGCGAGCCAGGGCAAGGGCCTGGGCCTGGAGTTCCTGCGGCACGTCGAGCGCTGCGAGGTGCTCGTGCACGTCCTGGACACCGCGACCCTGGAAGCCGACCGCGACCCGGTCTCCGACCTCGACATCATCGAGGAGGAGCTCAAGCAGTACGGCGGCCTGGAGAACCGGCCCCGGATGGTCGTCCTCAACAAGATCGACGTCCCGGACGGCAAGGACCTCGCCGAGATGATCCGCCCCGACCTGGAGGAGCGCGGCTACCGCGTGTTCGAGGTCTCCGCGGTCGCCCATATGGGCCTGAAGGAGCTGTCCTTCGCGCTCGCCGACGTGGTCGCCAAGGCCCGCGCCGCCAAGCCCGTACAGGAAGCCACCCGGATCGTCATCCGGCCCAAGGCCGTCGACGACACCGGCTTCACGATCACGGAAGAGGGCGAGAACTTCTTCCGCGTGCGCGGCGAGAAGCCCGAACGCTGGGTCCGCCAGACCGACTTCAACAACGACGAGGCCGTCGGCTACCTCGCCGACCGCCTCAACCGCCTCGGCGTCGAGGACGAGCTGCGCAAGGCGGGCGCGCACGCGGGCGACGGCATCGCCATCGGCCCCGAGGACAACGCGGTCGTCTTCGACTGGGAGCCGATGATGGCGGCCGGTGCGGAGATGCTGGGACGGCGTGGCGAGGACCACCGTATGGAGGCGCCCCGGCCGGCCGCGCAGCGCCGCAGGGACCGGGACGTGGCACGGGACGAGGCCGACCAGGAGTACGACGGCTTCAAGCCCTTCTGA